One genomic region from Prochlorococcus marinus CUG1433 encodes:
- the rpsN gene encoding 30S ribosomal protein S14 encodes MAKKSMIAREVKRKKLVKKYAAKRKALLDEFNAAKDPMERLEIHRKIQGLPRNSAPNRVRNRCWATGKPRGVYRDFGLCRNQLRQRAHNGELPGVVKSSW; translated from the coding sequence ATGGCGAAAAAGTCAATGATTGCGAGAGAAGTTAAACGCAAAAAACTTGTTAAGAAATATGCTGCAAAAAGGAAAGCATTATTAGATGAATTTAATGCCGCAAAAGATCCAATGGAAAGGTTAGAAATCCATAGAAAGATTCAAGGACTGCCAAGGAACTCTGCACCAAATAGAGTAAGAAATAGGTGTTGGGCAACTGGTAAACCTAGAGGGGTATATAGAGATTTTGGTCTTTGCAGGAATCAGTTAAGACAAAGAGCTCATAACGGTGAACTTCCTGGTGTAGTTAAATCAAGTTGGTAA